A genomic segment from Leptolyngbya boryana PCC 6306 encodes:
- a CDS encoding sensor histidine kinase, whose product MSHESDNLRDRQKIADQLDTIDERFNQIHEAVNQSDSSDTFSDYLNALSEALSELKVLEQEVCRQNQQLFETRHALEIERQRYQELFEFAPDGYLITNKHGKIQEANRAAAELFNIERKYIIGKLLMNFVSEEQRNIFRSLLVQLQSVDQVREWEMGFITQDRQRFEAALTIAAVKNNRGETAALRWILRDISARKEIESQLRAIQKQNLELIESVQLKEQFISTMSHELRTPLTAIIGFSNLLLRQFHQQVPPHHLRLIERIFQNGKHLLGLIEDILDFSNLRANRFELRLETFDLIELIQATVQEMRSLSEQKSLDLDIQFESHSLLVTNDRIRLKQIIVNLLSNAIKFTHSGSVSVKVEVRKTGRIAIVVQDTGIGIDDSQLDAIFQEFRQVDQSSTRLQNGTGLGLAITKSLTQLMGGTISVQSQVGLGSMFTVELPTHVASL is encoded by the coding sequence ATGAGCCATGAATCAGACAATCTTCGCGATCGTCAAAAAATTGCTGATCAATTAGATACGATCGATGAGCGATTTAATCAAATCCATGAAGCGGTCAATCAATCTGATTCTTCTGATACATTTTCAGATTATCTCAACGCGCTTTCAGAAGCATTATCAGAATTAAAAGTCCTTGAACAAGAAGTGTGCCGTCAAAATCAGCAGCTTTTTGAAACTCGACACGCGCTTGAAATTGAAAGACAGCGCTATCAAGAATTATTTGAATTTGCTCCGGATGGATATTTAATTACCAATAAACATGGCAAGATTCAAGAAGCAAATCGCGCCGCTGCTGAGCTATTTAACATAGAGAGAAAGTATATTATCGGCAAACTTCTGATGAATTTTGTCTCAGAGGAGCAGCGAAATATTTTTCGATCGCTCTTGGTTCAACTGCAATCGGTTGATCAAGTTCGAGAATGGGAGATGGGATTTATCACTCAAGATAGACAGAGATTTGAAGCAGCATTAACGATCGCGGCTGTCAAAAACAATCGGGGAGAAACGGCTGCTTTGAGATGGATTTTACGCGATATTTCGGCTCGAAAAGAAATCGAATCTCAATTGAGAGCTATTCAAAAACAGAATTTAGAATTAATTGAATCGGTACAGTTAAAGGAGCAGTTTATTTCAACGATGTCGCATGAATTGCGAACTCCTTTAACTGCCATTATTGGATTTTCCAATTTACTTTTAAGGCAGTTTCATCAGCAAGTTCCGCCGCATCATCTTCGATTAATCGAACGAATTTTTCAAAACGGGAAGCACTTATTGGGCTTGATTGAAGATATTTTAGATTTTTCTAATTTACGAGCCAATCGCTTTGAGTTGAGGCTAGAAACCTTTGATCTGATTGAGTTGATTCAAGCAACCGTTCAAGAAATGCGATCGCTCTCTGAGCAAAAGAGTTTAGACCTGGATATTCAGTTTGAAAGTCACTCCCTTCTCGTGACGAATGATCGCATTCGGCTGAAGCAAATTATCGTCAATCTGCTCTCAAACGCGATCAAATTTACTCATTCAGGTTCAGTTTCTGTGAAAGTGGAAGTCAGGAAAACTGGGCGAATTGCGATCGTGGTTCAAGATACGGGAATTGGCATTGATGATAGTCAATTAGACGCGATTTTTCAGGAATTTCGACAAGTAGATCAATCTTCCACTCGACTACAGAATGGCACAGGCTTGGGGTTAGCGATTACAAAATCTCTCACGCAACTGATGGGAGGAACGATCTCCGTTCAAAGTCAGGTTGGGCTTGGCTCAATGTTTACAGTAGAACTGCCGACTCACGTTGCCTCCCTCTAG
- a CDS encoding PP2C family protein-serine/threonine phosphatase, with protein sequence MNSTSNLPNYTSALAIDRSQAQGFHYLWAVGATAQNQKPGTTIAARYQVKAAQIWLDTQPEVDPQVPLAVSEIAQTYMLLYPYRLHVPEVYGVCREGGDEILLLENVPLTENGELQPSIAQVWHQGTATRQVYWLWQMLELWTPLSELGVASSLLSPEQVRIEGWRIRLQELIFDEGQTSESFNRPTLANLAQSWLVLLPDAKPIIADKLQALCTLMQAANVSYRDISTQLNALLLEQAAALPLRSQVIGATEVGKRRSHNEDTCYPLHTKTQSFDELSARLTIVCDGIGGHDGGEVASQLAVQSIQLQVKALLSEIAHQPELLPPDLICDQLAAIVRVVNNLIAAKNDAQNRMARRRMGTTLVMALQIPQCVTLTSGSVSNNGHELYIVNVGDSRAYWITPEYCHQLTVDDDVAVREVRMGRSLYREALKRPDSGALTQAMGTREGHHLHPSVRRFIIEEDGLLVLCSDGMSDNGFVEQSWADYAELILQDKFSLESAVKSWLDFANQRNGHDNASIVLTHCQVSSSLPELRLPMSFVTGEDDQDLPAPVVIPPTEVVPRKRKSRIWLKTLLVLLLGGGTALGAWYYRDPVGMEQQIKGMEQQIKSKVEPLRQFVPNDLLKR encoded by the coding sequence ATGAATTCCACGTCTAATCTTCCCAACTATACGTCGGCACTGGCGATCGATCGGTCTCAAGCGCAAGGGTTTCACTATCTCTGGGCAGTAGGAGCGACCGCCCAAAATCAGAAGCCTGGCACAACAATCGCGGCTCGTTATCAGGTGAAGGCAGCCCAAATCTGGCTAGATACCCAACCCGAAGTCGATCCTCAAGTGCCGCTTGCCGTCTCGGAAATCGCACAGACTTATATGCTGTTGTATCCGTATCGGCTGCATGTGCCAGAAGTGTATGGAGTTTGCCGAGAGGGCGGCGACGAGATTCTACTGTTGGAAAACGTGCCGCTCACTGAGAACGGGGAATTGCAGCCGTCGATCGCGCAAGTGTGGCATCAAGGCACTGCGACTCGGCAGGTCTATTGGCTCTGGCAAATGCTGGAATTGTGGACTCCTCTGTCTGAATTAGGCGTGGCATCGAGTTTGTTATCGCCGGAGCAGGTGCGGATTGAAGGCTGGCGGATTCGATTACAAGAGTTGATTTTTGACGAAGGACAGACGAGCGAATCCTTTAATCGACCGACGCTCGCAAATTTGGCGCAGAGTTGGCTCGTGCTATTGCCGGATGCCAAGCCGATTATTGCCGATAAGCTACAAGCGCTGTGTACGTTGATGCAGGCAGCAAATGTCAGCTATCGCGATATTTCAACGCAGTTGAATGCGTTATTGCTCGAACAGGCGGCGGCGTTGCCGTTGCGATCGCAAGTCATCGGGGCAACTGAAGTTGGAAAACGGCGATCGCATAACGAAGACACTTGTTACCCGTTACACACGAAGACGCAATCGTTTGATGAATTATCGGCGCGATTAACGATCGTCTGTGATGGAATTGGCGGACACGATGGCGGAGAAGTGGCAAGCCAACTCGCTGTGCAATCGATTCAACTGCAAGTCAAAGCGTTATTGTCGGAAATCGCACATCAACCCGAACTTTTGCCGCCGGATTTGATTTGTGATCAACTCGCCGCGATCGTGCGAGTCGTGAATAATCTCATCGCCGCTAAAAATGATGCTCAGAATCGCATGGCGCGGCGACGCATGGGCACGACCTTAGTGATGGCGTTGCAGATTCCCCAATGCGTTACGCTCACGAGTGGGTCTGTTTCTAATAACGGTCACGAACTGTATATCGTCAATGTCGGTGACAGTCGCGCCTATTGGATTACGCCAGAATATTGTCACCAATTGACCGTCGATGATGATGTTGCGGTGCGAGAAGTGCGAATGGGTCGATCGCTGTATCGAGAAGCGCTGAAACGCCCTGATTCGGGCGCATTGACGCAAGCGATGGGAACTCGTGAAGGGCATCATCTCCATCCGAGTGTCAGACGCTTCATCATCGAAGAAGACGGCTTATTAGTGCTGTGTTCAGACGGCATGAGCGATAACGGCTTTGTCGAGCAATCTTGGGCAGATTATGCAGAACTGATCTTGCAGGATAAATTTTCGCTAGAGTCGGCAGTGAAATCTTGGCTCGACTTTGCCAATCAGCGCAATGGGCATGACAATGCTTCGATCGTGCTGACGCACTGTCAAGTTTCATCCTCGCTGCCGGAATTGCGATTGCCGATGTCATTTGTGACTGGGGAAGACGATCAGGATTTACCCGCTCCAGTCGTGATCCCGCCGACTGAAGTTGTCCCACGGAAACGCAAGAGCCGGATTTGGCTCAAAACTTTGCTGGTTCTGCTGTTGGGCGGTGGTACTGCACTGGGAGCTTGGTATTATCGAGATCCGGTGGGAATGGAGCAGCAAATTAAAGGGATGGAGCAGCAGATCAAGTCGAAAGTCGAACCATTGCGTCAATTCGTGCCTAACGATTTGCTGAAGCGATAG
- a CDS encoding DUF2231 domain-containing protein — MTKTTPDIPLLIESDEAELRDSGVPSTVHIAKHPLHPLIVTFPIAFLTGTLVTDAAYWFTSDPFWARASFWLLVGGLVTGLVAAATGMSDFLRIGRVREHSAGWAHMVGNIAALTLSAINLWLRWGNETGAILPTGMIISLFVSAILGITGWYGAELIYRHKVAVIGVGPNRRP, encoded by the coding sequence ATGACGAAAACGACACCGGATATTCCTTTATTGATCGAATCAGATGAAGCAGAATTGCGCGATAGTGGTGTGCCTAGCACCGTTCATATTGCTAAGCATCCGCTGCATCCACTGATTGTGACTTTTCCGATCGCATTTCTCACAGGTACATTGGTAACAGATGCAGCGTATTGGTTTACTAGCGATCCATTCTGGGCAAGAGCTTCATTTTGGCTACTGGTTGGAGGACTGGTCACAGGTCTCGTTGCAGCAGCAACTGGAATGAGCGATTTTCTCAGAATTGGGCGCGTTCGGGAGCACAGTGCAGGCTGGGCGCATATGGTAGGAAATATTGCAGCTTTAACTTTATCTGCGATCAATTTATGGTTGAGATGGGGCAACGAAACGGGTGCAATTTTGCCGACTGGAATGATTATTTCGCTATTCGTGTCTGCAATTTTAGGAATTACTGGATGGTATGGAGCAGAGCTAATTTACCGACATAAAGTTGCAGTAATTGGAGTTGGCCCAAATCGCCGTCCTTAG
- a CDS encoding YciI family protein — translation MKFICLGYMEERKWDEMPERDRTTLMEKCFAYDDELRQGGHFMGGEALQSVRNAATLQYHNGQVAVTDGPYAETKEQLGGFLVLEARDLNHAIQLMSKHPGARFGSFEIRPVDENQCVSDKV, via the coding sequence ATGAAATTTATTTGCCTTGGCTATATGGAAGAACGCAAGTGGGACGAGATGCCAGAGCGCGATCGTACTACTCTGATGGAAAAATGTTTTGCCTACGATGACGAATTGCGTCAGGGTGGACACTTCATGGGTGGAGAAGCCCTACAAAGTGTTCGCAATGCGGCAACCCTGCAATACCACAATGGTCAGGTTGCTGTTACCGATGGACCCTACGCAGAAACCAAAGAACAACTCGGCGGATTTTTGGTGCTGGAAGCCAGAGATCTGAACCACGCGATCCAGTTGATGTCAAAGCATCCGGGTGCCCGTTTTGGTTCCTTTGAGATTCGCCCAGTGGATGAAAATCAATGCGTCAGCGACAAAGTTTGA
- a CDS encoding SPFH domain-containing protein, whose product MWGWLIALVVGGGAVSSVKIIQQGNEALIERLGSYDRKLSPGLNFVLPGLDRVAFQETIREKVLDIPPQGCITRDNVSITVDAVVYWRIVDMEKAYYKVQNLQSAMVNLVLTQIRAEMGQLELDETFTARSQINEILLRELDTATDPWGVKVTRVELRDIVPSKAVQESMELQMSAERRKRAAILTSEGEREAAVNSARGKAEAQVLDAEARQKAVILAAEAEQKSIVLKAQAERQQAVLKAQATAEAIQIVTQALKDDVRAAEAGKVLLALGYLDMGKTVGQSGSSKVMFMDPRSIPATLQGMLSIVDENGKA is encoded by the coding sequence ATGTGGGGTTGGTTGATTGCGTTAGTCGTGGGCGGCGGTGCAGTTTCAAGCGTCAAAATTATTCAGCAAGGAAATGAAGCCCTGATTGAACGGCTAGGAAGCTACGATCGTAAACTTTCGCCAGGGTTAAATTTTGTTTTGCCGGGACTCGATCGCGTGGCATTCCAAGAAACGATTCGAGAGAAAGTGCTCGACATTCCACCGCAAGGCTGTATTACGCGGGATAACGTTTCGATCACGGTGGATGCTGTCGTCTATTGGCGCATCGTCGATATGGAGAAAGCCTATTACAAAGTTCAAAATCTACAATCGGCAATGGTGAATCTCGTGTTGACCCAGATTCGAGCCGAGATGGGGCAGTTGGAATTAGATGAGACGTTCACGGCGCGATCGCAAATCAACGAAATCTTACTTCGAGAACTCGACACGGCTACTGATCCTTGGGGAGTCAAAGTTACGCGGGTTGAGTTGCGAGATATTGTGCCGTCGAAAGCCGTCCAAGAATCAATGGAATTGCAAATGTCGGCAGAACGTCGCAAGCGGGCAGCAATTTTGACTTCTGAGGGTGAGCGAGAAGCAGCAGTCAACTCGGCTCGGGGTAAAGCAGAAGCGCAAGTTCTCGATGCAGAAGCGCGTCAGAAAGCAGTGATTTTGGCTGCTGAAGCTGAGCAGAAAAGTATTGTTCTGAAAGCTCAAGCAGAACGTCAGCAAGCCGTGTTGAAAGCTCAAGCAACTGCTGAAGCAATTCAGATTGTGACTCAAGCCCTGAAAGATGATGTACGTGCGGCTGAAGCAGGTAAAGTCCTCTTGGCACTCGGCTATCTGGATATGGGCAAAACTGTGGGTCAGAGCGGAAGCAGCAAGGTAATGTTTATGGATCCTCGCAGCATTCCAGCAACCTTACAGGGAATGCTGTCGATCGTCGATGAGAACGGCAAAGCTTAG
- a CDS encoding YciI family protein: protein MKYMLLIYSDETAWSESEREHGYAESIQLTQELQAKGQYLGASPLHPVSTATSVRVRDSKRMITDGPFAETREQLGGYFLIDAKDLDEAIAIAGRIPGARVGTVEIRPVLELSALLSD, encoded by the coding sequence ATGAAATACATGTTGTTGATTTACAGTGACGAAACTGCATGGAGCGAGAGTGAACGGGAGCACGGCTATGCTGAGTCGATTCAACTGACGCAAGAACTCCAAGCAAAGGGACAATATTTGGGTGCGTCACCGTTGCACCCCGTTTCAACCGCAACAAGCGTTCGGGTTCGGGACAGCAAACGGATGATCACCGATGGTCCATTTGCTGAAACTCGCGAACAACTCGGCGGTTACTTCCTGATCGATGCAAAGGATCTCGATGAAGCGATCGCGATCGCTGGACGCATCCCTGGTGCCCGTGTCGGCACCGTCGAAATCCGCCCTGTGCTGGAGCTATCAGCCTTGCTGTCAGATTAG
- a CDS encoding VOC family protein produces the protein MPTIQKITPCLWFDNQAEEAAQFYTAIFSNSKIVTITHYGEAGQEIHKKPAGTVMTVAFELDGQPFTALNGGPTFKFNEAISFQIHCETQEEVDYYWQKLSAGGDETAQQCGWLKDRYGVSWQVVPRILVEMLNDAYTEKSQRVMTAMLQMKKIEIDELKRISVE, from the coding sequence ATGCCAACCATTCAGAAAATAACTCCCTGCTTGTGGTTCGACAATCAAGCAGAAGAAGCTGCTCAGTTTTATACAGCGATTTTTAGCAATTCCAAAATCGTCACCATTACTCACTATGGAGAAGCTGGGCAGGAGATCCACAAAAAACCAGCCGGAACAGTCATGACTGTAGCCTTTGAGCTAGATGGGCAACCATTTACGGCGCTCAACGGGGGACCAACCTTCAAATTCAACGAAGCCATTTCCTTCCAAATCCATTGCGAGACCCAGGAAGAAGTGGACTACTACTGGCAGAAGCTATCTGCGGGTGGCGATGAAACAGCACAGCAATGTGGCTGGCTCAAGGATCGATACGGCGTTTCATGGCAAGTTGTTCCGCGTATTTTGGTTGAAATGCTCAATGATGCCTATACAGAAAAATCCCAAAGAGTCATGACAGCAATGCTGCAAATGAAGAAGATCGAAATTGATGAACTGAAACGCATCTCTGTTGAATAA
- a CDS encoding RNA polymerase sigma factor, whose translation MDEHSIEQARQTVDHFYRTESRRVFATLIRLLGDFDLAEEALHEAFAAAIEQWTRDGVPHNPRSWLVSTGRFKAIDTLRRRFRFDASLGELGARLEHAENSLVLEDNEVEDDRLRLIFTCCHPALSLNTQVALTLREICGLKTEEIASAFLSTPSTIAQRIVRGKAKIRDARIPYVVPAIADLPERFDAVLSVIYLVFNEGYSASSGEFVTRPDLSTEAIRLGCLLVELLPDAEGMGLLALMLFQESRRTARSSPEGDLILLEDQDRSLWNREQIAEGQRWVEQALAAPQIGVYTLQAAIAAVHAEAPSAEATDWGQIVALYNLLAQVVPSPIVRLNRAVAVAMREGAGAGLQLVDGILEQGELSDYHLAHAARADLCRRLGKLADAKESYHRALALVRQEPERRFLEKRLRELGEKNF comes from the coding sequence ATGGATGAACATTCGATCGAACAAGCTCGCCAGACGGTAGACCATTTCTATCGCACTGAGTCCCGTCGGGTTTTCGCAACTCTGATCCGACTGTTGGGGGACTTCGACCTTGCAGAAGAGGCGCTGCACGAAGCATTTGCAGCAGCAATAGAACAATGGACACGGGACGGGGTGCCACACAATCCCAGATCCTGGTTAGTTTCGACCGGACGATTTAAAGCGATCGATACCCTGCGTCGTCGATTTCGCTTTGATGCTTCACTGGGAGAACTGGGAGCGCGACTTGAACACGCAGAAAATTCCCTCGTGTTAGAAGACAATGAGGTTGAAGATGATCGGTTGCGGCTGATTTTTACGTGCTGCCATCCCGCCCTTTCGCTCAATACCCAAGTTGCCCTGACCCTGCGGGAGATCTGTGGTCTGAAAACGGAAGAAATTGCCAGTGCCTTTTTGTCCACACCCTCCACCATTGCCCAACGGATTGTGCGGGGCAAAGCAAAAATTCGAGATGCTCGCATTCCTTACGTCGTACCTGCGATCGCAGATCTTCCCGAACGGTTCGATGCGGTATTGTCAGTCATCTATCTCGTCTTCAATGAAGGGTATTCCGCTTCATCCGGTGAGTTTGTGACGCGACCGGATTTGTCAACCGAAGCGATTCGCTTAGGGTGTCTCCTGGTTGAACTCCTGCCCGATGCAGAAGGCATGGGACTTCTCGCACTCATGCTATTTCAGGAGTCACGCCGTACTGCCCGCTCCTCCCCAGAAGGAGATTTAATTTTGTTAGAGGATCAAGATCGTTCTCTTTGGAACCGAGAGCAAATTGCAGAAGGTCAGCGATGGGTGGAACAGGCGTTAGCTGCTCCACAGATTGGGGTGTATACGCTGCAAGCCGCGATCGCGGCTGTCCATGCTGAAGCACCCAGTGCAGAGGCAACCGACTGGGGACAAATCGTGGCATTGTATAACCTTCTCGCGCAGGTGGTACCTTCCCCGATCGTGCGGTTGAACCGAGCCGTTGCCGTGGCGATGCGAGAGGGTGCAGGGGCAGGACTGCAACTGGTTGATGGCATTTTAGAGCAAGGTGAATTGTCCGACTATCACCTCGCTCATGCGGCACGGGCGGATTTGTGCCGACGCTTGGGTAAGCTTGCCGATGCCAAAGAATCCTATCACCGCGCCCTTGCCTTAGTGCGACAGGAACCCGAACGCCGATTCTTGGAAAAACGCCTGCGCGAATTAGGTGAAAAAAATTTTTAA
- a CDS encoding ferredoxin-thioredoxin reductase variable chain, translating into MVNLAERGTLKVMNIGDRVRVKESVVVYHHPEHRNEAFDIKGQEGEIIAIVKEWQGRPVSANFPYLVKFAGKFRAHLQEFELEAI; encoded by the coding sequence GTGGTGAATCTTGCGGAAAGAGGGACACTCAAGGTTATGAATATTGGCGATCGCGTTCGAGTTAAAGAATCAGTGGTGGTGTATCACCATCCAGAACACCGCAACGAGGCATTTGATATCAAAGGTCAAGAAGGTGAAATTATAGCGATCGTCAAAGAATGGCAGGGTCGTCCGGTGAGCGCAAATTTTCCTTATCTCGTCAAGTTTGCTGGCAAGTTTCGTGCTCACCTGCAAGAATTTGAACTTGAGGCGATCTAG
- a CDS encoding NfeD family protein gives MNPTVLWLLLGAGLCLVEFILPTAFVAFVTGISAFCVAMVAHWLPVNLQAIVWVILSIAMVLFSRRFVNRRANLKLDASEAETLTEIRSGQLGRVCYEGNSWAARCESSHLDIPAGVRVYVVGRKGTTLIVMPEDI, from the coding sequence ATGAATCCTACTGTTCTATGGCTATTGCTTGGGGCGGGATTGTGTCTAGTCGAATTCATTCTGCCAACCGCATTTGTCGCCTTTGTCACGGGGATTAGTGCGTTTTGTGTTGCAATGGTGGCGCACTGGTTGCCTGTGAATCTCCAAGCCATTGTTTGGGTGATCTTGTCGATCGCGATGGTGCTGTTTTCCCGTCGGTTCGTCAATCGCCGTGCCAATTTAAAACTCGATGCCAGTGAAGCTGAAACCCTCACTGAAATCCGGTCAGGACAACTGGGGCGAGTTTGCTATGAAGGCAACTCTTGGGCGGCGCGCTGTGAAAGTTCTCATCTCGATATTCCCGCAGGTGTCCGCGTTTATGTCGTCGGACGCAAGGGAACAACTTTAATTGTCATGCCCGAAGATATTTAA
- a CDS encoding DUF1579 domain-containing protein: MQATLQKQHQWLDKLIGEWNYESECQMEPNQPPSKFKGTEIVKSLGGLWIIAEGQGETPNGEMGTTIVTLGYDPQNDRYIGTFVCSMMSHLWLYNGSLNETETVLTLDTEGPSCTETALAKYQDIITFVSNDHRILTSQILGEDGNWHQFMTGHYWRKS, encoded by the coding sequence ATGCAAGCAACATTACAAAAGCAACACCAATGGTTAGACAAACTGATTGGGGAATGGAATTATGAATCGGAATGCCAAATGGAACCGAATCAACCACCCTCAAAATTTAAGGGAACTGAAATTGTAAAATCGCTAGGTGGACTCTGGATTATCGCTGAAGGTCAAGGCGAAACACCAAATGGTGAAATGGGAACAACAATCGTAACCCTAGGGTATGACCCGCAAAACGATCGCTACATCGGAACCTTTGTTTGTTCGATGATGTCCCATCTTTGGCTTTACAACGGTTCCCTGAACGAAACCGAAACCGTGCTCACACTAGATACCGAAGGACCCAGTTGCACTGAAACCGCGTTAGCAAAATACCAAGATATTATTACGTTTGTTAGCAACGACCACCGGATTTTGACCTCCCAAATTTTAGGAGAAGACGGCAACTGGCATCAGTTTATGACGGGTCACTACTGGCGCAAATCCTAG
- a CDS encoding SDR family oxidoreductase, with translation MVQASPEKQKSQPPQQQDQQPGHESQMTPAPQSYGERYQAAGKLSGKVALITGGDSGIGRAVAILFAKEGADVAIAYLNEHDDAKETARLVEQEGRRCLALPGDIGDESLCQSIVKKTIDEFGHLDILVNNAAEQHPQESIENITSEQLERTFRTNIFSMFFLTKAAVPHLKEGSSIINTTSVTAYQGSPQLLDYSSTKGAIVAFTRSLSQSLIEKRIRVNGVAPGPIWTPLIPSTFPEEKVESFGKQVPMQRVGQPDEVAPSYVFLASSDSSYMSGQILHPNGGNVVNG, from the coding sequence ATGGTACAAGCATCGCCAGAAAAGCAGAAGTCGCAGCCTCCACAGCAGCAAGACCAGCAGCCCGGACATGAGTCACAAATGACTCCTGCACCACAAAGCTATGGAGAAAGATATCAAGCAGCAGGGAAACTTTCCGGTAAAGTTGCACTCATAACTGGAGGCGATAGCGGAATTGGTCGTGCGGTGGCGATCTTGTTTGCGAAAGAAGGTGCAGACGTTGCGATCGCGTATTTGAATGAACATGACGACGCAAAAGAAACGGCTCGACTTGTCGAACAAGAAGGGCGCAGATGTCTTGCCCTTCCGGGCGATATTGGGGATGAATCGCTCTGCCAATCGATTGTCAAAAAGACGATCGATGAATTCGGTCATCTCGATATTTTGGTCAATAATGCCGCTGAGCAGCATCCTCAAGAATCGATCGAGAATATTACTTCAGAACAGTTAGAGCGAACTTTCCGCACGAACATTTTTAGTATGTTCTTTTTGACGAAGGCAGCAGTGCCGCATCTCAAAGAGGGAAGTTCGATCATCAATACAACTTCTGTAACTGCTTACCAAGGTAGTCCACAGTTACTCGATTACTCTTCGACGAAGGGTGCGATTGTTGCATTTACGCGATCGCTCTCCCAATCTTTGATTGAAAAAAGAATTCGAGTGAATGGGGTTGCGCCAGGTCCTATCTGGACTCCCTTGATTCCGTCTACATTTCCTGAAGAGAAAGTAGAATCATTCGGTAAGCAAGTTCCGATGCAGCGAGTTGGACAACCTGATGAAGTTGCACCAAGCTATGTTTTCTTAGCATCCAGTGATTCGAGCTACATGAGTGGGCAAATCTTGCATCCAAACGGCGGCAATGTTGTCAACGGTTAA
- a CDS encoding LmeA family phospholipid-binding protein, producing MPDLGEQAVSKVAELGIKSQLDEVETLDVEIETDPLKIMTGAVDSVAIEGEGMVMKQDLRIEKMELNTGAVAINPLSVAFGKIELAHPTEAEAIVTLTEADINRAFNSDFVREKMQNLDVHVNGEPATVDMQKIEFGLPGEGKVSLATDVLLQASQERKHVAFTAVPKISESGQQVVLENVEPTDNQELSPELTEALLNQSKELLNLRNFELEGMSLQLKRLDVQTGRMILESEAIVHQFPS from the coding sequence ATGCCCGATTTAGGTGAACAGGCAGTCAGTAAAGTTGCAGAGCTAGGAATTAAAAGCCAACTGGATGAGGTGGAAACCTTAGACGTTGAAATTGAAACTGATCCGCTCAAAATCATGACAGGCGCAGTCGATTCAGTTGCGATCGAAGGCGAAGGCATGGTGATGAAGCAAGACTTGCGGATTGAGAAAATGGAACTCAATACGGGAGCCGTTGCAATTAATCCTTTGAGCGTGGCATTTGGAAAGATTGAGCTTGCTCATCCGACTGAAGCAGAAGCGATCGTGACTTTGACTGAAGCAGATATCAATCGTGCATTTAACTCCGATTTCGTCCGAGAAAAAATGCAGAACCTAGATGTGCATGTGAATGGTGAACCTGCCACCGTAGACATGCAGAAAATTGAATTTGGATTACCTGGAGAAGGAAAAGTTTCTTTAGCAACTGATGTACTTTTGCAAGCCAGCCAAGAAAGAAAACACGTTGCATTTACAGCAGTCCCAAAGATTAGCGAATCTGGACAGCAAGTCGTACTTGAAAATGTTGAACCGACTGATAATCAAGAACTTTCTCCAGAGCTAACTGAAGCGTTACTCAATCAATCCAAAGAGCTATTGAATCTAAGAAATTTTGAGCTTGAGGGAATGTCTTTGCAGTTAAAGCGGTTAGATGTTCAGACCGGAAGAATGATTCTGGAATCTGAAGCAATTGTTCATCAATTTCCAAGTTAA